From the genome of Uranotaenia lowii strain MFRU-FL chromosome 1, ASM2978415v1, whole genome shotgun sequence, one region includes:
- the LOC129738609 gene encoding uncharacterized protein LOC129738609, which translates to MNNFFPETCSIVFLGERMQGSVRLKNILILEDSESHRRLQDIFFETAIKYATSNKHVIFVTEKPIDNVSPKILHNYDSIFKKIIFIYSRSPEAILLKLNEIQSWNFTPSLVIIESIHKILAKTAGIDDIQQQYLNSVFFATIFDTAACFSRKLNENTPCILSVSKDMHNSGQLPVEMFFQAERVLSNRNVLSCTDVLDALRECS; encoded by the exons atgaacaatttttttcctgaaacttGTAGCATCGTTTTTCTTGGCGAAAGAATGCAAGGAAGTGTACGGTTGAAAAACATCCTAATTTTAGAGGATAGCGAAAGTCATCGACGTCTTCAAGACATTTTCTTCGAA ACTGCCATCAAATATGCAACAAGTAACAAACATGTGATTTTTGTAACGGAGAAGCCGATCGATAACGTTTCACCAAAAATCCTACACAACTATGATagcatattcaaaaaaattatatttat TTATTCTAGATCCCCGGAGGCAATCCTACTCAAGTTAAACGAAATTCAAAGCTGGAACTTTACACCGAGCTTGGTGATAATCGAATCTATCCACAAGATACTCGCAAAAACAGCTGGAATAGACGACATTCAGCAGCAGTATCTGAACAGTGTCTTCTTTGCAACAATTTTCGACACTGCGGCCTGTTTCAGTCGGAAGCTGAATGAAAACACCCCCTGTATACTGAGTGTTTCGAAAGACATGCACAACAGTGGTCAACTACCGGTGGAGATGTTCTTCCAAGCAGAAAGGGTTCTATcaaatcgaaatgttttgtCTTGTACAGACGTTCTTGACGCCTTACGAGAATGTTCGTAA
- the LOC129738610 gene encoding NADH dehydrogenase [ubiquinone] 1 beta subcomplex subunit 1, which yields MVFGITRQYALFAIPMAGFGFGWFLDRKETERMTMFRDKSALYGKVLKEGEKPSWP from the coding sequence atggTATTCGGAATAACTCGCCAGTACGCCCTGTTCGCGATTCCAATGGCAGGATTCGGCTTTGGCTGGTTCCTGGACAGGAAAGAAACCGAACGGATGACCATGTTCCGCGATAAGAGTGCCCTGTATGGCAAAGTTCTAAAGGAAGGAGAAAAGCCTTCCTGGCCATAA